The following coding sequences are from one Streptomyces sp. NBC_01294 window:
- a CDS encoding aldo/keto reductase, whose translation MEHRHLGRTGLRVSRIGLGTLTWGRDTGEEAAAEQVKTFWEAGGTLVDTADVYGGGAAEYLLGQLVGGLIPRRDLVIATKAGSVPDPDRRFDGSRGHLLAALDASLDRLGTDYVDLWQVHAFDPATPLEETLQAVDLAVSSGRARYAGVSNFCGWQLAKAATWQLAAPGVRTRIASTQMEYSLLQRGVEREVLPAALDLGIGLLPSSPLGRGVLTGKYRDGTPADSRGASESLAAFVDPYLDEAAGRIVDAVVTAAQGLAVTPLQVALAWIRDRPGVVAPIVGARTSAQLAAALSVEALSLPEEICRALDDVSAPVHRYPDQDWSTL comes from the coding sequence ATGGAGCACAGGCATCTCGGCCGCACCGGACTGCGCGTCTCCCGGATCGGCCTCGGCACCCTCACCTGGGGCCGCGACACCGGCGAGGAAGCGGCCGCCGAGCAGGTGAAGACCTTCTGGGAGGCGGGCGGCACCCTCGTCGACACCGCCGACGTGTACGGCGGCGGTGCGGCGGAGTACCTCCTCGGGCAGCTGGTGGGCGGGCTCATCCCGCGCCGGGACCTGGTGATCGCGACCAAGGCGGGCAGCGTGCCGGACCCGGACCGCAGGTTCGACGGCTCGCGCGGGCACCTGCTCGCCGCCCTGGACGCCTCGCTGGACCGGCTGGGCACCGACTACGTCGACCTGTGGCAGGTGCACGCCTTCGACCCGGCGACCCCGCTGGAGGAGACCCTGCAGGCGGTGGACCTGGCGGTGAGCAGCGGGCGGGCCCGGTACGCCGGGGTGTCGAACTTCTGCGGCTGGCAGCTGGCGAAGGCGGCGACCTGGCAGCTCGCCGCCCCCGGCGTGCGGACCCGGATCGCCTCGACCCAGATGGAGTACTCCCTGTTGCAGCGCGGCGTGGAGCGGGAGGTGCTGCCGGCCGCGCTGGACCTCGGGATCGGCCTGCTGCCCTCGTCCCCGCTGGGCCGCGGGGTGCTGACGGGCAAGTACCGGGACGGCACCCCCGCGGACTCCCGGGGTGCCTCGGAGTCCCTGGCCGCCTTCGTGGACCCGTACCTCGACGAGGCGGCGGGCCGGATCGTGGACGCGGTGGTGACGGCGGCCCAGGGGCTGGCCGTGACCCCGCTGCAGGTGGCCCTGGCGTGGATCCGGGACCGGCCCGGGGTGGTCGCGCCGATCGTCGGCGCGCGGACATCGGCGCAGCTCGCGGCGGCGTTGTCGGTGGAGGCCCTTAGTCTTCCCGAGGAGATCTGCCGGGCGCTGGACGATGTTTCGGCTCCGGTGCACCGCTACCCCGACCAGGACTGGAGCACGCTGTGA
- a CDS encoding LLM class F420-dependent oxidoreductase has product MRLGINLGYWGAGMDSDNLAVAQEADRLGYDVCWAAEAYGSDAPTVLAWVAAQTERIDVGSAILQIPARQPAMTAMTAATLDSLTKGRFRLGLGVSGPQVSEGWYGVKFDKPLARTREYVEIVRKAMTRERLSYEGEHWTLPLPGGPGKPLKLTVHPEREHIPLYIAAIGPKNLEQTGEIADGALLIFPAAEHLEATALTHIRAGREKAGLTMDGFDVCPTVPLALGEDVNALADMFRPYTALYVGGMGSRKQNFYNQLAQRMGYEKEAAEIQDKYLAGDKTGAAEAVPHSLIDSTTLLGPVERIADGMRAYAEAGVTTLTLAPAGFTLDERIAALRAGTEAMERAGLA; this is encoded by the coding sequence ATGCGGCTCGGCATCAATCTTGGTTACTGGGGCGCGGGGATGGACTCCGACAACCTCGCCGTCGCCCAGGAGGCCGACCGCCTCGGCTACGACGTCTGCTGGGCCGCCGAGGCCTACGGCTCCGACGCCCCGACCGTGCTCGCCTGGGTCGCCGCCCAGACCGAGCGCATCGACGTCGGCTCGGCGATCCTGCAGATCCCGGCGCGGCAGCCCGCGATGACCGCCATGACGGCGGCCACCCTCGACTCGCTCACCAAGGGCCGCTTCCGGCTCGGCCTCGGCGTCTCCGGCCCGCAGGTCTCCGAGGGCTGGTACGGCGTCAAATTCGACAAGCCGCTCGCCCGGACCCGCGAGTACGTGGAGATCGTCCGCAAGGCGATGACCCGCGAGCGGCTCTCGTACGAGGGCGAGCACTGGACCCTGCCGCTGCCGGGCGGCCCGGGCAAGCCGCTCAAGCTGACGGTGCACCCCGAGCGCGAGCACATCCCGCTCTACATCGCCGCCATCGGGCCGAAGAACCTGGAGCAGACCGGCGAGATCGCCGACGGCGCGCTGCTGATCTTCCCGGCCGCCGAGCACCTGGAGGCCACCGCGCTCACCCACATCCGGGCGGGCCGCGAGAAGGCCGGGCTGACCATGGACGGCTTCGACGTCTGCCCGACCGTGCCGCTGGCCCTCGGCGAGGACGTGAACGCGCTCGCGGACATGTTCCGCCCCTACACCGCCCTGTACGTCGGCGGCATGGGCAGCCGGAAGCAGAACTTCTACAACCAGCTGGCCCAGCGCATGGGCTACGAGAAGGAAGCCGCCGAGATCCAGGACAAGTACCTGGCGGGCGACAAGACCGGCGCGGCCGAGGCCGTCCCGCACTCGCTGATCGACTCGACCACCCTGCTCGGTCCGGTCGAGCGGATCGCGGACGGGATGCGGGCCTACGCGGAGGCCGGGGTCACCACCCTCACGCTGGCCCCGGCCGGCTTCACCCTCGACGAGCGGATCGCCGCCCTGCGCGCCGGCACCGAGGCGATGGAGCGCGCGGGCCTCGCCTGA
- a CDS encoding ferritin-like domain-containing protein has translation MLSARSLFQEIVDHDDSFQLFCSIAASGETQGGWENARIAALVPDAMRDLAPKITRHGADEDKHGRIFNALLRKRGLTPVPVPPETDYTMLLERRGIGLAHEKLRREAALSEEDIVVYLAHSRVTEQRAADQMDMLVKYFGDHPEVGKAIHMISHDEDNHLAYCHEELLRLARAGHGRTIHRVLRESALTEIAVYRDVSLAVMDHMGRLLHWPTAKAAALSAGIRAMYAYERFSGWHRMVDLRMPERLGALGGAPATAPGFA, from the coding sequence ATGCTCTCTGCCCGCAGCCTGTTCCAGGAGATCGTCGACCACGACGATTCCTTCCAGCTGTTCTGCTCCATCGCCGCCAGCGGGGAGACCCAGGGCGGCTGGGAGAACGCGCGCATCGCGGCCCTGGTGCCGGACGCCATGCGCGACCTCGCGCCCAAGATCACCCGGCACGGCGCGGACGAGGACAAGCACGGCCGGATCTTCAACGCCCTGCTCCGCAAGCGGGGCCTGACGCCCGTCCCCGTACCGCCCGAGACCGACTACACGATGCTGCTGGAACGCCGCGGCATCGGGCTCGCGCACGAGAAGCTGCGCCGTGAGGCGGCGCTGAGCGAGGAGGACATCGTCGTCTACCTCGCGCACAGCCGCGTCACCGAGCAGCGCGCCGCCGACCAGATGGACATGCTGGTCAAGTACTTCGGCGACCACCCCGAGGTGGGCAAGGCGATCCACATGATCAGCCACGACGAGGACAACCACCTCGCCTACTGCCACGAGGAACTGCTGCGGCTCGCCCGCGCGGGCCACGGCCGGACCATCCACCGGGTGCTGCGCGAGAGCGCGCTCACCGAGATCGCCGTCTACCGGGACGTGAGCCTCGCCGTCATGGACCACATGGGACGGCTGCTGCACTGGCCCACCGCCAAGGCCGCCGCGCTCTCCGCCGGCATCCGCGCGATGTACGCCTACGAGCGGTTCAGCGGCTGGCACCGGATGGTGGACCTGCGGATGCCGGAGCGCCTGGGCGCCCTGGGCGGTGCACCGGCCACCGCGCCCGGGTTCGCGTAG
- the corA gene encoding magnesium/cobalt transporter CorA yields MIVDCAIYRNGFRTEGPEDFSDALDEARASGDAFLWVGMYEPTEQEFDHVSREFGLHRLAVEDALNAHQRPKLEVYDDSLFVVLKPVAYDEAADTVTTGELMLFIGDSFVVTVRHGEGAALAAVRRRLEHEPEVLRHGPTAVLYAVADAVVDHYIDVAAELQADLEELEAEVFSPNPSDSKNTAARIYGFKRQVLEFRRATNPLLQPMDRLAFGEVPFVHEHAQPFFRDVADHLTKASEYIEGLDRLLSDALAAHLAQMGVRQNDDVRKISAWAAMAAVPTMVAGIYGMNFEHMPELGSTWGYPAVLALMVAVCLGLHRMFKRRGWL; encoded by the coding sequence GTGATTGTCGACTGCGCGATCTATCGGAACGGCTTCCGGACCGAGGGCCCCGAGGACTTCTCGGACGCCCTCGACGAGGCGCGGGCGAGCGGTGACGCCTTCCTCTGGGTCGGCATGTACGAGCCGACGGAGCAGGAGTTCGACCACGTCAGCCGTGAGTTCGGGCTGCACAGGCTCGCGGTGGAGGACGCGCTGAACGCGCACCAGCGGCCGAAGCTGGAGGTGTACGACGACTCGCTGTTCGTCGTCCTCAAGCCGGTGGCGTACGACGAGGCCGCCGACACGGTGACCACGGGCGAGTTGATGCTGTTCATCGGCGACTCCTTCGTGGTCACGGTCCGGCACGGGGAGGGCGCCGCGCTGGCCGCCGTACGGCGTCGGCTGGAGCACGAGCCGGAGGTCCTCAGGCACGGTCCGACGGCGGTGCTGTACGCGGTGGCGGACGCGGTGGTGGACCACTACATCGACGTGGCGGCCGAGCTCCAGGCGGACCTGGAGGAGCTGGAGGCCGAGGTCTTCTCCCCGAACCCCTCGGACTCCAAGAACACCGCCGCCCGGATCTACGGGTTCAAGCGGCAGGTGCTGGAGTTCCGGCGGGCGACGAACCCGCTGCTCCAGCCGATGGACCGGCTCGCGTTCGGGGAGGTCCCCTTCGTCCACGAGCACGCCCAGCCCTTCTTCCGCGACGTCGCCGACCACCTGACCAAGGCGAGCGAGTACATCGAGGGGCTCGACCGGCTGCTGTCGGACGCCCTGGCCGCGCACCTGGCACAGATGGGGGTCCGGCAGAACGACGACGTGCGCAAGATCTCGGCCTGGGCGGCCATGGCGGCCGTCCCCACGATGGTGGCGGGGATCTACGGGATGAACTTCGAGCACATGCCGGAACTCGGGTCCACCTGGGGCTATCCGGCGGTGCTGGCGCTCATGGTGGCCGTCTGTCTCGGCCTGCACCGGATGTTCAAGCGCCGCGGCTGGCTGTAA
- a CDS encoding histidine phosphatase family protein: MATLILVRHGRSTANTAGLLAGWTPGVALDERGAEQAAALPGRLAGVPLAAAVTSPLQRCRETLAPLLAARPELEVHTDERIGECHYGDWSGRKLSELSEEPLMKIVQQHPSAAAFPGGESMRAMQARAVDAVREWNARVEEEHGSDAVFLMCSHGDIIKSLVADALGMHLDLFQRIHVDPCSVTAIRYTPTRPFVFRLGDTGDFGTLVRRPAVPEAVASDKDAEDTGNAVVGGGAGAA, encoded by the coding sequence ATGGCCACGCTGATCCTCGTACGACACGGGCGGTCCACCGCCAACACCGCTGGGCTGCTCGCCGGATGGACCCCGGGAGTGGCCCTGGACGAGCGCGGGGCCGAGCAGGCCGCCGCGCTGCCCGGGAGGCTGGCGGGCGTGCCGCTCGCGGCCGCCGTCACCAGCCCGCTGCAACGCTGCCGGGAGACCCTCGCCCCCCTGCTGGCCGCCAGGCCGGAGCTGGAAGTGCACACCGACGAGCGCATCGGCGAGTGCCACTACGGCGACTGGTCGGGCCGCAAACTCTCCGAGCTCTCCGAAGAACCGCTGATGAAGATCGTCCAGCAGCACCCGTCGGCGGCCGCCTTCCCGGGCGGCGAGTCCATGCGCGCCATGCAGGCGCGCGCCGTGGACGCCGTACGGGAGTGGAACGCGCGGGTCGAGGAGGAGCACGGGAGCGACGCCGTCTTCCTGATGTGCTCCCACGGCGACATCATCAAGTCCCTTGTCGCGGACGCCCTGGGGATGCACCTGGACCTCTTCCAGCGCATCCACGTCGACCCCTGCTCGGTGACCGCCATCCGGTACACGCCGACCCGGCCCTTCGTGTTCCGGCTGGGCGACACCGGGGACTTTGGCACCCTCGTACGGCGTCCGGCCGTACCGGAGGCCGTCGCATCGGACAAAGACGCCGAAGACACCGGGAACGCGGTCGTGGGAGGCGGCGCGGGCGCGGCATGA
- a CDS encoding DUF3090 domain-containing protein, protein MPRQVFLYDPPDRFVAGTVGLPGRRTFFLQASSGTRVTSVSLEKTQVAALAERMDELLDEVVRRTGGNAPVPAVAPTEAADTAPLDVPVEEEFRVGTMALAWDGEEQRMIVEAQALVELDADSDEDLAEAEERLLQDEENGPPMLRVRLSGAQARAFAKRALDVVNAGRPPCPLCSLPLDPEGHVCPRQNGYRRQA, encoded by the coding sequence GTGCCCCGTCAGGTGTTCCTCTACGACCCCCCGGACCGCTTCGTGGCCGGCACGGTCGGTCTGCCGGGACGCCGTACGTTCTTCCTGCAGGCCTCCTCCGGCACCCGTGTCACCAGCGTCTCCCTGGAGAAGACCCAGGTCGCGGCGCTTGCCGAGCGGATGGACGAGCTGCTGGACGAGGTCGTGCGGCGCACCGGCGGCAACGCCCCGGTCCCGGCCGTCGCCCCCACCGAGGCCGCCGACACCGCACCGCTGGACGTCCCGGTCGAAGAGGAATTCCGCGTCGGGACCATGGCCCTGGCCTGGGACGGCGAAGAGCAGCGGATGATCGTCGAGGCCCAGGCGCTCGTCGAACTCGACGCCGACTCCGACGAGGACCTCGCCGAGGCGGAGGAGCGGCTGCTCCAGGACGAGGAGAACGGCCCGCCCATGCTGCGGGTCCGCCTCAGCGGCGCCCAGGCCCGGGCCTTCGCCAAGCGGGCCCTGGACGTGGTCAACGCAGGCCGCCCGCCGTGCCCGCTGTGCAGTCTGCCGCTGGACCCGGAGGGGCACGTGTGCCCGCGCCAGAACGGCTACCGGCGCCAGGCGTGA
- a CDS encoding SCO1664 family protein, which yields MPAPERLPAPGVTDTGELEELLAEGELTVVGRIREASNAVLLCTVTHDGASVDCVYKPVKGERPLWDFPDGNLARREVAAYLVSEATGWGLVPPTVLRDGPYGEGMVQQWIESAGPEGGPEGGPEGGPEGDAERDAEGGTPAGALLALVEGEEAGEGWKPVAFAEVGEGRTALLVHADDPRLRRLSVLDAVINNGDRKGGHLLPAPDGRLYGIDHGVTFHAEDKLRTLLWGWAGEPLTDEAREVLDALAAGLAEGAPLATRLAELITAVELAAVRDRVAHLLRTGTHPQPSGQWPAIPWPPV from the coding sequence GTGCCCGCGCCAGAACGGCTACCGGCGCCAGGCGTGACGGACACGGGGGAACTGGAGGAACTGCTCGCCGAGGGCGAGCTGACCGTCGTCGGCCGGATCCGCGAGGCGTCCAACGCCGTCCTGCTGTGCACGGTCACGCACGACGGCGCGAGCGTCGACTGCGTGTACAAGCCGGTCAAGGGGGAGCGCCCGCTGTGGGACTTCCCCGACGGGAACCTCGCCCGGCGCGAGGTCGCCGCCTACCTGGTCTCCGAGGCCACCGGATGGGGCCTGGTGCCCCCCACGGTGCTGCGCGACGGGCCCTACGGCGAGGGCATGGTCCAGCAGTGGATCGAGTCGGCGGGCCCGGAAGGCGGCCCGGAAGGCGGCCCGGAAGGCGGCCCGGAGGGTGACGCGGAGCGCGATGCGGAAGGCGGCACCCCGGCGGGCGCCCTCCTCGCGCTCGTCGAGGGCGAGGAGGCGGGGGAGGGCTGGAAGCCCGTCGCCTTCGCCGAGGTCGGGGAGGGCCGCACCGCCCTGCTCGTCCACGCCGACGACCCGCGGCTGCGCCGGCTCTCCGTACTCGACGCCGTCATCAACAACGGCGACCGCAAGGGCGGCCACCTGCTGCCCGCGCCCGACGGCCGGCTCTACGGCATCGACCACGGCGTGACCTTCCACGCCGAGGACAAACTGCGCACCCTCCTGTGGGGCTGGGCGGGGGAGCCGCTGACGGACGAGGCGCGCGAGGTGCTGGACGCGCTCGCCGCCGGGCTCGCCGAGGGAGCCCCGCTCGCCACCCGACTGGCCGAGCTGATCACCGCGGTCGAGCTGGCCGCCGTACGGGACCGTGTGGCGCACCTGCTGCGCACCGGGACCCACCCGCAGCCTTCCGGGCAGTGGCCCGCGATCCCCTGGCCACCGGTCTGA
- the mshC gene encoding cysteine--1-D-myo-inosityl 2-amino-2-deoxy-alpha-D-glucopyranoside ligase — protein MHAWPASEVPALPGKGRDLQIHDSATQGTITLVPGPVARIYVCGITPYDATHIGHAATYNAFDLVQRLWLDTKRQVHYVQNVTDVDDPLLERALRDGHDWTELAERETALFREDMTALRMLPPQDYIGAVEAIPGIVPLVERLRDAGAAYELDGDTYFSVESDPHFGGVSHLDADAMRLLSAERGGDPDRPGKKNPLDPMLWMSARPGEPDWDGGSLGRGRPGWHIECVAIALDHLGMGFDIQGGGSDLAFPHHEMGASHAQALTGEFPMAKAYVHAGMVALHGEKMSKSKGNLVFVSALRRAGVDPAAIRLALLAHHYRADWEWTDAILAEAVARLERWRAAVSRPDGLPADALVEEVREALSNDLDAPAALAAVDRWVDAQNASDGDDESAPGLVSRTVDALLGVAL, from the coding sequence ATGCATGCCTGGCCCGCTTCTGAGGTCCCCGCCCTTCCTGGCAAGGGCCGCGACCTCCAGATCCACGACTCCGCGACCCAGGGGACGATCACCCTCGTCCCCGGTCCCGTCGCCCGTATCTACGTCTGCGGCATCACCCCGTACGACGCGACCCACATCGGTCACGCGGCGACCTACAACGCGTTCGACCTCGTGCAGCGTCTGTGGCTCGACACCAAGCGGCAGGTCCACTACGTCCAGAACGTCACGGACGTGGACGACCCGCTCCTGGAGCGGGCGCTGCGTGACGGCCACGACTGGACCGAGCTGGCGGAGCGCGAGACCGCGCTCTTCCGCGAGGACATGACGGCCCTGAGGATGCTGCCGCCGCAGGACTACATCGGAGCCGTCGAGGCCATACCCGGCATCGTTCCGCTGGTCGAGCGCCTGCGGGACGCGGGCGCGGCGTACGAGCTCGACGGCGACACCTACTTCTCGGTCGAGTCCGACCCGCACTTCGGCGGGGTCTCCCACCTCGACGCCGACGCGATGCGGCTGCTGTCGGCGGAGCGGGGCGGCGACCCCGACCGGCCGGGGAAGAAGAACCCGCTGGACCCGATGCTGTGGATGTCCGCACGTCCGGGCGAGCCGGACTGGGACGGCGGCTCGCTGGGCCGCGGCCGGCCGGGCTGGCACATCGAGTGCGTGGCCATCGCCCTGGACCACCTGGGCATGGGCTTCGACATCCAGGGCGGCGGGTCGGACCTGGCGTTCCCGCACCACGAGATGGGCGCGTCGCACGCACAGGCGCTGACGGGCGAGTTCCCGATGGCCAAGGCGTACGTCCACGCGGGCATGGTGGCGCTGCACGGCGAGAAGATGTCGAAGTCGAAGGGCAACCTCGTCTTCGTGTCGGCGCTGCGACGTGCCGGGGTGGACCCGGCGGCGATCCGCCTGGCCCTGCTGGCGCACCACTACCGGGCCGACTGGGAGTGGACGGACGCCATCCTCGCCGAGGCCGTGGCCCGGCTGGAGCGGTGGCGCGCGGCCGTGTCCCGGCCGGACGGGCTGCCGGCGGACGCGCTGGTCGAGGAGGTCCGCGAGGCCCTCTCGAACGACCTCGACGCCCCGGCGGCGCTCGCGGCGGTGGACCGCTGGGTGGACGCGCAGAACGCCTCGGACGGGGACGACGAGTCGGCCCCGGGCCTGGTCTCGCGCACGGTGGACGCGCTGCTCGGCGTGGCCCTGTAG
- a CDS encoding PAC2 family protein: protein MIELEGVPELIDPVMVAAFEGWNDAGDAASGAVAHLDREWKGEVFAALDAEDYYDFQVNRPTVWLDNGVRKITWPTTRLSVVRIGGAKPRDLVLVRGIEPSMRWRSFCNEILGFAHELGVEMVVILGALLGDTPHTRPVPVSGVTSDADLARTMDLEETKYEGPTGIVGILQEACTHAGVPAVSLWAAVPHYVSQPPNPKATLALLNRLEDLIDIRIPLGELPEDARAWQLGVDQLAAEDSEVAEYVQTLEEARDTADLPEASGDAIAREFERYLRRRDPAAGPAPEPGDGSYLRDTSGGLPRPPKRKPDPSGEEAEPPPAPSPDEDNTPPES from the coding sequence GTGATCGAGCTTGAGGGCGTGCCCGAGCTGATCGACCCGGTCATGGTGGCCGCGTTCGAGGGCTGGAACGACGCGGGTGACGCGGCCTCCGGTGCGGTCGCGCACCTGGACCGGGAGTGGAAGGGCGAGGTGTTCGCGGCGCTCGACGCCGAGGACTACTACGACTTCCAGGTCAACCGGCCGACGGTGTGGCTGGACAACGGGGTACGGAAGATCACGTGGCCGACGACACGGCTGTCCGTGGTCCGGATCGGCGGTGCCAAACCGCGCGACCTGGTGCTGGTCCGTGGAATCGAACCGTCCATGCGGTGGCGGTCGTTCTGCAACGAGATCCTCGGCTTCGCGCACGAGCTGGGCGTGGAGATGGTGGTCATCCTGGGGGCGCTGCTCGGGGACACGCCGCACACCCGGCCGGTGCCGGTGAGCGGGGTCACCTCGGACGCGGACCTGGCGCGGACGATGGACCTGGAGGAGACCAAGTACGAGGGTCCGACGGGGATCGTGGGCATCCTGCAGGAGGCCTGTACGCACGCGGGCGTCCCGGCGGTGTCGTTGTGGGCGGCGGTGCCGCACTACGTGTCGCAGCCGCCGAACCCCAAGGCCACCCTGGCCCTCCTGAACCGGCTGGAGGATCTGATCGACATCCGGATCCCGCTGGGCGAACTGCCGGAGGACGCACGGGCGTGGCAGCTGGGCGTGGACCAACTGGCCGCCGAGGACAGCGAAGTGGCGGAGTACGTCCAGACGCTGGAGGAGGCGCGGGACACTGCGGACCTGCCGGAGGCGTCGGGCGACGCGATCGCCCGGGAGTTCGAGCGGTACCTGCGGCGGCGGGATCCGGCGGCGGGCCCGGCTCCGGAGCCGGGGGACGGGTCGTACCTCCGCGACACCTCGGGCGGCCTCCCCCGCCCCCCGAAGCGCAAGCCGGACCCCTCCGGGGAGGAAGCGGAGCCGCCGCCCGCCCCGTCCCCCGACGAGGACAACACCCCGCCGGAGTCCTGA
- a CDS encoding glycerol-3-phosphate dehydrogenase/oxidase, with translation MSSLQSVPALGTHPTAGSNASRAETREQLAKATYDLLVIGGGILGTSVAWHAAQSGLRVAMVDAGDFAGATSSASSKLVHGGLRYLQTGAVKLVAENHHERRVLAKDVAPHLVNPLTFYLPVYKGGPVGAAKLGAGVFAYSALSAFGDGMGKVISPARAAADNPGLKTDNLKAVAVYYDHQMNDSRVAVMTVRAAVESGAVVLNHAEVTGLRKTRGRVTGADLKDRLDGTEFGVDARVVLNATGPWVDHLRRMEDKHSMPSIRLSKGAHIVMKRKSPWKAAMATPIDKYRITFALPWEDQLLLGTTDEVYEGDPADVRATESDIAQILDEAAFSVKDADLDRSLMTYAFAGLRVLPGGPGGVEKAKRETVVSEGAGGMLSVAGGKWTTYRHIGRVVMDKLAKLPGSPLTEDMEPVKSLVRRIALPGVANPNAVAHRLLVDREPGTRMDPLTARHLASHYGSLAFDIARIANEDPALAERIHPDGPEIWAQVAYARDNEWAETVDDVLRRRTTVTIRGLDDEAVRARVEEMLGHKA, from the coding sequence ATGAGCAGCCTGCAGAGCGTTCCCGCCCTGGGTACGCACCCGACCGCCGGTTCGAACGCGAGCCGCGCCGAGACCCGTGAGCAGCTGGCGAAGGCCACGTACGACCTGCTGGTCATCGGCGGTGGAATCCTGGGCACCTCGGTGGCCTGGCACGCCGCGCAGTCGGGTCTGCGGGTTGCCATGGTGGACGCCGGCGACTTCGCCGGCGCCACCTCCTCGGCCTCCTCCAAGCTCGTCCACGGCGGCCTGCGCTACCTGCAGACCGGCGCGGTCAAGCTGGTCGCGGAGAACCACCACGAGCGGCGGGTGCTGGCCAAGGACGTGGCCCCGCACCTGGTCAACCCGCTCACCTTCTACCTGCCGGTCTACAAGGGCGGTCCGGTGGGAGCGGCCAAGCTGGGCGCGGGCGTCTTCGCCTACTCCGCCCTCTCGGCCTTCGGCGACGGCATGGGCAAGGTCATATCCCCGGCCCGTGCCGCCGCCGACAACCCGGGCCTGAAGACGGACAACCTCAAGGCCGTCGCGGTCTACTACGACCACCAGATGAACGACTCCCGCGTCGCCGTCATGACGGTCCGCGCGGCCGTCGAGTCGGGCGCGGTCGTCCTCAACCACGCCGAGGTCACCGGTCTGCGCAAGACGCGGGGCCGGGTCACCGGCGCCGATCTCAAGGACCGTCTCGACGGCACCGAGTTCGGGGTCGACGCACGGGTCGTGCTCAACGCCACCGGCCCGTGGGTGGACCACCTGCGGCGCATGGAAGACAAGCACTCCATGCCGTCGATCCGCCTCTCCAAGGGCGCGCACATCGTCATGAAGCGCAAGTCGCCGTGGAAGGCCGCCATGGCCACCCCGATCGACAAGTACCGCATCACCTTCGCCCTCCCGTGGGAGGACCAGCTGCTGCTCGGCACCACCGACGAGGTGTACGAGGGCGACCCGGCGGACGTGCGCGCCACCGAGTCCGACATCGCCCAGATCCTGGACGAGGCGGCCTTCTCCGTGAAGGACGCGGACCTCGACCGCTCCCTGATGACGTACGCCTTCGCGGGCCTGCGGGTGCTGCCCGGCGGCCCCGGCGGCGTGGAGAAGGCCAAGCGCGAGACGGTCGTCTCCGAGGGCGCCGGCGGCATGCTGTCGGTGGCCGGCGGCAAGTGGACGACGTACCGCCACATCGGCCGCGTGGTCATGGACAAGCTGGCGAAGCTCCCGGGCAGCCCGCTGACCGAGGACATGGAGCCGGTGAAGTCCCTGGTGCGCCGGATCGCGCTGCCCGGTGTCGCCAACCCGAACGCGGTCGCGCACCGGCTGCTGGTGGACCGTGAACCGGGCACCCGGATGGACCCGCTGACCGCGCGCCACCTGGCCTCGCACTACGGCTCGCTGGCCTTCGACATCGCGCGGATCGCGAACGAGGACCCGGCGCTGGCCGAGCGCATCCACCCGGACGGCCCGGAGATCTGGGCGCAGGTCGCCTACGCCCGCGACAACGAGTGGGCCGAGACGGTCGACGACGTGCTGCGCCGCCGTACGACGGTGACGATCCGCGGTCTGGACGACGAGGCCGTACGGGCCCGCGTCGAGGAGATGCTGGGCCACAAGGCATAG